Proteins from a single region of Spodoptera frugiperda isolate SF20-4 chromosome 8, AGI-APGP_CSIRO_Sfru_2.0, whole genome shotgun sequence:
- the LOC118275823 gene encoding zinc carboxypeptidase-like isoform X2 gives MVFKEIIFLVVLVAAVNAEYVSYKDYKVYKIVPKDEHELQVLTDLRKQPEYIYWNDIVSLYSDVKIMVAPEYQQDFETYFKTVNITAEVVFNDVQKLIDDQLKRPVSRSVVYDWSYFLNLDEINAWLTKIVEEHSDVATLVELGTSVEGRTIWGVKIDYKKEENPVIGMIEGGIHSREWISPATVTYIINEFLTSTDESVRFMAENIVWHIFPVVNPDGYYYTFNNNRMWRKNRSKDNFQTCTSVADDISNGIDLNRNFDFMWMHVGASQNPCMETYAGPNAFSEPESRAIAGYVQHIKKQGRMIYYFAFHSYSQMVLVPYSHLSGDRVLEAPNYADMYEIAIRGMDKLKAKHNTNYQVGTSGDILYYVSGSSFDWVKGAEGIPIVYLFELRDVGEYGFLLPAERIIPNNEEIMAGLLEMERVTRSMGYYNIQNDLLFPPTTQPPTDTTEATEPSTTAAPGSGMKTVFSVFLIALSLFVTL, from the exons atggtttttaaagaaataatatttttagtagttttagtagCTGCAGTTAATGCAGAATATGTTTCATATAAAGATTATAAAGTGTACAAAATAGTCCCTAAGGACGAACATGAATTACAAGTACTAACAGACTTAAGAAAACAACCTGAATACATATATTGGAACGACATTGTAAGCCTATACAGTGATGTGAAGATTATGGTGGCACCGGAGTATCAACAGGACTTTGAGACTTACTTCAAAACTGTAAATATCACCGCTGAAGTTGTTTTCAATGATGTCCAAAA ACTGATTGACGATCAACTCAAAAGGCCGGTTAGCAGAAGCGTTGTCTACGACTGGAGCTACTTCCTGAACTTAGATGAAATCAACGCCTGGCTGACCAAAATCGTAGAGGAGCATTCCGATGTAGCCACTCTTGTGGAACTTGGAACTTCTGTTGAAGGCAGGACTATCTGGGGTGTcaaaattgattacaaaaaagaAGAGAATCCAGTTATTGGTATGATTGAAGGTGGTATCCATTCTAGAGAATGGATTTCTCCGGCAACAGTGACGTACATCATCAACGAATTCTTGACCAGTACCGATGAAAGTGTTAGATTCATGGCCGAAAACATTGTTTGGCATATTTTCCCGGTCGTCAACCCTGATGGATACTATTACACTTTCAACAAT AACAGAATGTGGAGAAAGAATAGAAGCAAGGATAACTTCCAAACGTGTACTTCAGTAGCAGACGATATTAGCAACGGTATCGATTTGAACAGAAACTTCGATTTTATGTGGATGc ATGTTGGTGCCTCCCAGAACCCTTGCATGGAAACCTACGCTGGTCCCAATGCTTTCTCGGAGCCTGAATCTCGTGCCATAGCCGGTTACGTACAGCACATAAAGAAACAAGGCCGTATGATCTACTATTTTGCTTTCCATTCTTATTCTCAAATGGTCTTAGTGCCTTACAGCCATCTATCTGGAGATAGGGTTCTTGAAGCACCTAATTATGCTGATATG TACGAGATTGCCATCAGAGGTATGGACAAATTAAAGGCTAAACATAACACGAACTACCAAGTTGGTACATCGGGTGATATTCTAT attatgtAAGCGGTTCCAGTTTCGATTGGGTGAAGGGAGCTGAGGGTATTCCAATCGTCTATCTATTCGAGCTCCGTGATGTTGGTGAATATGGGTTCCTTCTCCCAGCTGAACGCATCATTCCTAACAATGAAGAAATAATGGCCGGTCTTCTGGAGATGGAGAGAGTTACCCGAAGTATGGGATATTATAACATTCAGAATGATTTATTATTCCCTCCAACTACACAACCTCCGACTGACACTACAGAAGCTACTGAACCTTCCACCACAGCAGCTCCTGGCTCTGGAATGAAGACAGTTTTCAGTGTTTTCCTAATAGCACTTTCTTTATTTGTAACTTTGTAA